One stretch of Candidatus Poribacteria bacterium DNA includes these proteins:
- a CDS encoding YbaB/EbfC family nucleoid-associated protein: MKMNDLMKQAQQMQKRMLEIREELANRTVEATVGGGMVTAVVNGQQEIVSLRITPEVVDPEDTEMLEDLIVAAVNEALQQSQEMMSAEMSKLTGGIKIPGLP; encoded by the coding sequence ATGAAAATGAACGACTTGATGAAACAAGCACAGCAAATGCAGAAGCGAATGCTTGAAATTCGAGAGGAACTCGCAAACCGCACCGTTGAAGCAACTGTCGGGGGAGGTATGGTAACCGCTGTTGTTAATGGACAGCAGGAAATCGTATCGCTCCGAATTACACCAGAGGTGGTCGACCCGGAAGATACAGAAATGCTTGAAGACCTCATCGTCGCGGCAGTCAATGAAGCATTGCAACAATCGCAAGAAATGATGTCGGCAGAAATGAGCAAATTGACCGGGGGTATTAAAATACCGGGGCTCCCGTAG